CGTTGGTGTTGTTCAGGTGCGTGTACGCCCACCGGGTCTCCGGCCGCGTGGCGCGCAGCCGCCGGACGTGCTCCAGGCTGGCGCCCTCCCCCACCACCGGCAGGTGGCCCATCGCCGCCTGCGGTGCCGTCGTCCCCGCGGCGCCCGTCGCACCGCCGAACTCCCGCGCCGTGTGGAACGTACCGTCGAGCAGTACGTAGCCGGCGCCCGCCGTGAAGGCGTCGAAGCCGTCGGGCCAGCCGGCCAGGCAGGGCGCGTACACGAAGGCGCCGCCCGTGGCCGGGTCCTCGAATCGGTAGGCGACCACCCACGGTCCCGCTTCGGCCGACGTACGCGCGTACTTGGGGCGTTTGTCGCCGACCGCGAAGGCGGTGACCCGCAGCCCCCCGATGTCCCTCGCTCCGCCCGCCGCGAGCTCGGACCATTCCCAGCCGCTGTAGCCGCCGAGGATCCCGCGCACCGGGAAGCCGTCGTCCAGCGCCCCGAGTACGGCCCGGCTCGCCCACACCCGCAGCCCGCCGCCTTCGCGGAGCATCATCAGGCCGAGGGTGTGGTCGAGTTCGGCGTCGGTGAGCAGCACCCCGCGCACCGGGGTCTGGCGGGGGCCGGGGCCGGCAGCCAGCTCCGGGGTCGCGAGGATCTGCGCGCGGATGTCGGGCGAGGCGTTGACGAGGTACCAGTCGCGGCCGTTCGCGCTGACGGCGACGCCGTCCTGGCTGCGGGCGGGCGCACCCGAGGTGCACACCGGGCAGGCGCAGTTCCACTGCGGGCAGCCGCCGCCGGCCGCCGTGCCGAGCAGGATGACCTTCACCGGCGCACCGCCGCAACCGGGCGGGGTCCGCGCATGACCATCTCGGGCACAGCCGCGCCGGGCGTGGCCAGCAGCAGGTCGACGACGCCGCGCCGGTCCGACTTGGAGCAGACGGGGTCGGTCGCGGCCGCGTCCCCGGTGAGCAGGAACGCCTGGCAGCGGCAGCCGCCGTGGTCGACGGAGCGCCGGTCGCAGCTGCGGCACAGGTCCGGCATCCATTCCTCGCCGCGGTAGGCGTTGAAGGAGCCGGACTTGTACCAGATGTCGCCGAGGGGGGTGTCCTTGACGTTGTCGAGGGTGAGGGTGGTGATCGCGCCGGCCGCGGGGCAGGGCAGCACGGTGCCGTCGGGGGCGACCGTGAGCTGGAGCGCGCCCCAGCCGTGCATGCACGGCTTGGGGTAGGGCTCGTAGTAGTCCGCGAGCACGTACACGATCTCCATCGTGCCTTTGAGCCGCTCGATGGCGGCCCGGACGACCGGTTCGGCCGCCGCCAGCTGGTCGGGGGTGGGCATCAGGGCGGCCCGGTTGCGCAGGGCCCAGCCGTAGTACTGGGTGTTGGCGAGCTCCAGGCGGTCGGCGCCCATGGCTTCGGCGAGTTCGATGAGGCCGGCGAGCTGGTCGTGGTTGCCGCGGTGCAGGACGGCGTTGACGGTCAGGGGCAGGCCGCGTGCGCGGACCAGCGCCGCGGCGGTGATCTTGTGGTGGTGGGCCCGGGCGCCGGCGAGGAGGTCGGCCCGTTCGGCTGTCGCACCCTGCACCGACAGCTGTACGTGGTCCAGGCCGCGCTCGGCCAGGTCCGCGAGGCGTGCTTCGGTCAGTCCGAGACCGCTCGTGACGAGGTTGACGTACGCGCCGAGGCCGCTCACGTGCGAGACGAGCTCGGGCAGGTCGGGGCGGGCCAGCGGCTCGCCGCCCGACAGGTGCACCTGCAGGACGCCGATCTCGCGGGCCTGGGTGAACACCTCCGTCCACTGCGCAGTGGTCAACTCCTTCTCGCGCTCGATGAGTTCGAGCGGGTTGGAGCAGTATCCGCAGTGCAGCGGGCAGCGGTGGGTGAGTTCGGCGAGCAGCCCCAGCGGCGGGGCGGCGGCCGGTGTCTGCGGTGCGGGGGTCAGGTCCATCGGACGACTCCGTTCTCGGCGAGCCGTGCCAGCACCGCACCGACCTCTTCCTCGCGCACCCCGGCGTACGTGGCGCCCAGCGCCTCGGCGATCCCCGGTACGGTCGTCACCCCGTCGCACAGTTCGAGCACCGAGACGGCCGTGCGGTTGGGCACGAGCACGCCTTCGGGGTGGAGGACGACGTGGGTCTGCCGGGTCTTGTCGTAGATGAGCCGCACACCGCGGCCGAGTACGGGCCGCTCCACGGCCACTCCTTCTCGCAGGTCTCGCAGGTTCGGTTCCCCGTCACCCGGGCACGGTGACGGCGGCGCGTTCGATGGCGTCGAGCATCAGCCACAGCACCTCGCACTTGAAGCGGAGCGCGGCGACGGCCGCGTCCTGGTGCTCGCGGGTGGTGGCGTACCGGACGACGATGTCGAGGGTGCCCTTGCCCTCCCCGGAGACCGCTTCGATCCGGTCGGTGAAGTAGGCGAGGTCCTCGGCCCGGATCCAGTCGTAGTGGGCGAGCATGTCGGTGACCCTGCGGGTCATCAGGTGCCCGGCGAACATCTCCGTCAGGCCCGAGGCGATCGCCTCGGTCCACGGCTTCGTGCGGGCGAAGGTGACGTACGCGTCGACCGCGAACCGCACCCCGGGCAGCAGGTGGCGTTCGTCCAGCACCTCTT
This Streptomyces sp. NBC_00539 DNA region includes the following protein-coding sequences:
- the pqqE gene encoding pyrroloquinoline quinone biosynthesis protein PqqE, with the translated sequence MDLTPAPQTPAAAPPLGLLAELTHRCPLHCGYCSNPLELIEREKELTTAQWTEVFTQAREIGVLQVHLSGGEPLARPDLPELVSHVSGLGAYVNLVTSGLGLTEARLADLAERGLDHVQLSVQGATAERADLLAGARAHHHKITAAALVRARGLPLTVNAVLHRGNHDQLAGLIELAEAMGADRLELANTQYYGWALRNRAALMPTPDQLAAAEPVVRAAIERLKGTMEIVYVLADYYEPYPKPCMHGWGALQLTVAPDGTVLPCPAAGAITTLTLDNVKDTPLGDIWYKSGSFNAYRGEEWMPDLCRSCDRRSVDHGGCRCQAFLLTGDAAATDPVCSKSDRRGVVDLLLATPGAAVPEMVMRGPRPVAAVRR
- the pqqD gene encoding pyrroloquinoline quinone biosynthesis peptide chaperone PqqD, with the protein product MERPVLGRGVRLIYDKTRQTHVVLHPEGVLVPNRTAVSVLELCDGVTTVPGIAEALGATYAGVREEEVGAVLARLAENGVVRWT
- the pqqC gene encoding pyrroloquinoline-quinone synthase PqqC, with amino-acid sequence MTTLLGESEFIGALRGLSSSYWGAHPFHRRLHSGALDRRELRLWAANRWYYQRMLPQKDAAIISNCPLPEVRRAWVDRLAYHDGTPGDEGGIERWMRLCEAVGLTREEVLDERHLLPGVRFAVDAYVTFARTKPWTEAIASGLTEMFAGHLMTRRVTDMLAHYDWIRAEDLAYFTDRIEAVSGEGKGTLDIVVRYATTREHQDAAVAALRFKCEVLWLMLDAIERAAVTVPG
- the pqqB gene encoding pyrroloquinoline quinone biosynthesis protein PqqB codes for the protein MKVILLGTAAGGGCPQWNCACPVCTSGAPARSQDGVAVSANGRDWYLVNASPDIRAQILATPELAAGPGPRQTPVRGVLLTDAELDHTLGLMMLREGGGLRVWASRAVLGALDDGFPVRGILGGYSGWEWSELAAGGARDIGGLRVTAFAVGDKRPKYARTSAEAGPWVVAYRFEDPATGGAFVYAPCLAGWPDGFDAFTAGAGYVLLDGTFHTAREFGGATGAAGTTAPQAAMGHLPVVGEGASLEHVRRLRATRPETRWAYTHLNNTNAMADPRSEEHLEVRGAGAQIPADGTRLEL